In Rhizophagus irregularis chromosome 19, complete sequence, the following are encoded in one genomic region:
- a CDS encoding uncharacterized protein (SECRETED:cutsite_VSA-AK; SECRETED:prob_0.8084); SECRETED:SignalP(1-25), translated as MEKVFVFLFILIFSFSCLLPSHVSAAKPSLETKIHKLNEATRKNQGVIELDSSLYDEFTSKPRNYSIAILLTALDPQINCVPCKEFDPEFRLVAKDWLGSGNVPSRLYFGVLDFKNGREIYAKLNLNNAPTLFYFPPTTGQYAKEISEPDRYDFNRRGFDAESLASFLSHHLGTQVPVNRPLNYFGIFITIFFTLAGLAFLKSIYPIVQNLIQNKSVWTTFSLITIFIMISGHMWNHIRSPPYIIPQNGKIIAPGFSSQLGIESQIVAILYGSCAFSVVTLIISVPKIEDKTKQRFGVYFWMGILVATFSVLFALFRQKNSGYPFRLFI; from the exons ATGGAGAAAGTTTTTGTTTTCCTTTTTATACTTATATTTTCCTTTTCGTGCCTTTTACCTTCTCATGTAAGTGCGGCCAAACCTTCATTAGAAACAAAAATACACAAACTTAACGAAGCAACGCGCAAGAATCAAGGCGTGATTGAGCTTGATTCAAGCTTGTACGACGAATTTACCTCCAAACCGAGAAATTACTCCATAGCTATTTTATTAACAGCGCTAGATCCGCAAATAAATTGTGTACCATGCAA AGAATTCGATCCGGAATTTCGATTAGTTGCAAAAGACTGGTTAGGATCTGGAAACGTTCCTTCGCGCTTATATTTTGGCGTTCTGGATTTCAAGAATGGTAGGGAAATTTATGCCAAG ttaaacttaaataatgcaccaacattattttattttccacCAACGACCGGTCAATATGCCAAAGAAATTTCGGAACCGGACCGATATGATTTTAATAGACG GGGATTTGATGCTGAATCACTCGCGTCTTTCTTATCACATCATTTGGGTACACAAGTTCCAGTAAATCGACCtttgaattattttggcattttCATTACTATATTCTTTACGCTCGCCGGGCTAGCTTTTCTCAAATCAATTTATCCTATCGTGCagaatttaattcaaaataagaGCGTGTGGACCACGTTTTCATTG ATcactatttttataatgatttccGGGCATATGTGGAATCATATCCGAAGTCCACCTTACATTATTCCACAAAATGGTAAAATAATAGCTCCCGGGTTTTCATCGCAATTGGGCATAGAAAGTCAAATAGTGGCTATACTAT aTGGTTCCTGTGCGTTTTCGGTCGTAACACTAATAATCTCAGTTCCAAAAATTGAAGACAAAACGAAACAACGTTTTGGagtttat TTTTGGATGGGAATTTTAGTTGCAACATTTAGTGTATTGTTTGCACTCTTCCGACAAAAAAATTCAGGATATCCCTTTAgattgtttatataa